The following proteins are encoded in a genomic region of Pseudanabaena galeata CCNP1313:
- a CDS encoding double zinc ribbon domain-containing protein, whose protein sequence is MNILQGDKSPNSGETLAAYVKRIRISLGLNQRELAAISSIHLQSLGKIERGLTAKLSSHSKTGLASALQVPVEYLEAVSRGTSIEPVSMLKFCPSCWTPGNPADPMWMDVRAKFCFLCGGKLGDRCTHCQQTISSLKHHFCPFCGSPYKSKLISQSSSG, encoded by the coding sequence GTGAATATTTTACAGGGTGATAAATCGCCTAACTCTGGTGAAACCTTGGCTGCCTATGTCAAACGTATCCGAATTTCCCTCGGTTTGAATCAGAGGGAGTTGGCGGCGATTTCGTCGATTCATTTGCAGAGTTTGGGCAAGATTGAACGGGGACTGACGGCTAAGCTGAGTTCTCATAGTAAAACTGGTTTGGCTTCGGCTTTGCAAGTTCCCGTGGAATATTTAGAGGCTGTTTCTCGTGGTACTTCCATTGAGCCTGTTTCTATGCTTAAGTTCTGTCCATCTTGCTGGACTCCTGGCAATCCTGCTGATCCTATGTGGATGGATGTCAGGGCTAAGTTTTGCTTTCTCTGTGGGGGGAAACTTGGCGATCGCTGTACTCATTGCCAGCAAACTATTTCTTCGCTCAAGCATCACTTCTGTCCTTTTTGTGGTTCTCCCTATAAGTCTAAACTGATTTCTCAAAGCTCGTCTGGGTAA
- a CDS encoding tyrosine-type recombinase/integrase — protein MTITLATVTTEFLERTGLAQSTVQSYELSLMPLLKEYGSYPIELLSRATLTKYLEGLTDLAYTTHHRHQAILQALFNFAVERGYLKANPIVRLHRRKPNPEKGEHHADGVIRYLSPEQIVSLYQVVERDGRMKALVCLLHRTGARIAEILSLQLAEINLKERKFQVIGKGNKTRWCFYSEDAATGLEKYLKYYRHKESPALFTTQQPVTEKVTPLSYQTAHRDWTKLTKNDPKLQGIRMHDLRHTFATERVGLMGIEELRALMGHTNINTTLRYQKVTSERAEITAHKALNQLLQNSENSQT, from the coding sequence TTGACTATCACACTAGCTACAGTTACCACTGAATTCCTAGAGCGTACAGGACTAGCCCAAAGCACCGTGCAATCCTACGAACTAAGCCTAATGCCACTACTCAAAGAATATGGCAGTTATCCCATTGAATTATTGAGTCGAGCAACCCTAACAAAATACCTAGAAGGCTTAACAGATCTCGCCTATACGACCCATCACCGTCACCAAGCCATCCTCCAAGCCCTATTCAACTTTGCCGTAGAGCGCGGTTATCTAAAAGCCAACCCCATCGTCCGACTGCATCGGCGCAAACCAAACCCAGAGAAAGGAGAACATCATGCCGATGGAGTAATTCGATACCTATCGCCCGAACAGATCGTCAGTCTCTACCAAGTCGTAGAACGCGACGGTCGCATGAAAGCATTGGTCTGCTTGCTGCATCGCACAGGAGCGAGGATCGCGGAAATCCTGAGCTTGCAATTAGCAGAAATCAACCTCAAAGAACGTAAATTTCAAGTGATCGGCAAAGGCAATAAAACCCGATGGTGTTTCTACAGCGAAGATGCGGCAACCGGATTAGAAAAATATCTAAAATACTATCGACACAAGGAATCACCAGCCTTATTCACCACCCAACAGCCTGTGACGGAGAAAGTTACCCCCTTGAGTTATCAGACAGCCCATCGTGACTGGACAAAATTAACTAAGAATGACCCAAAACTCCAAGGTATCAGAATGCACGACCTCCGTCACACCTTTGCCACCGAGAGAGTTGGCTTAATGGGTATCGAAGAATTACGCGCCTTAATGGGACATACAAATATCAACACCACCTTACGCTATCAAAAAGTTACTTCTGAACGAGCAGAGATAACTGCTCACAAAGCTTTAAATCAACTGCTCCAAAACTCAGAAAACAGCCAAACTTAA
- a CDS encoding Tn3 family transposase: MTAIERTAYPRFKSQATVKELAELYTPSASEINLAKGHVKSKRGLLRFLVMLKSFQRLGYFPLSSDVPPTVISHIRACLNLSANICAIPPERSRYYYAEAIRAYLRVSPFDRKAQTAIATVIATSAEIMEYPADLINVAVEELVKARYELPAFSTIDRLVGHIRAVVNNRLFQRIAKAMSPNQQAFVDELVSNSTPESELTFSLLRAAPKSDRLSHIQALQTKFDQILTFGDARQLLLKIAPAKVKSFAAQAKALAMTDLREMNLAKRRALLVCLLYRVQVKTRDHLVEMFLKRVQKMHQCAKDKLVELREQNLTKTESMLAVLTEILQTSTGETDTASLGGRVQSVLETHGGAAALLAQCEEITAYNTDNYLPLIWRFYSRYRSVLFPLVRGLEIQSASQDLSLTAALTLVLAHENRRSKWLSAEDLDLSFMSDRWRRLVVVESDGISQLVRQQFEVCVFTYLAAELKSGDACVVGSENYADFREQLLSWDECQPKLADYCQQTGMALTAAKFVEQLQSCLTQTAIAVDQICKDGTQVTISADAVPVLKRITAEPPPSGAIELESAILQRLPERSVLDILCNVEHWLNWVRHFGHVSGSESKIENPSERYILTVFGYGCNLGPNQTARHTRGQVSSRMLAYVNRQHISIPQLEAAMRDLINAYNRLELPKCWGTGKRAAADGSKFQLYENNLMSEYHIRYGGYGGIAYHHVSDTYIALFTHFINCGVWEAVYILDGLLKNTSDIQPDTLHADTQGQSTTVFGLSYLLGIKLMPRIRNWQDCKFFRPSLDSVYEYIDPLFKDVVDWSLIRTHWQDLMRVVLSIQSGKLLPSTLLRKLGSYSRKNRLYQAFRELGRVVRTVFLLEYISDRGLRREITACTNVVEGYNHFLDWIFFGKEGVITENDPEEQEKRLKYLDLVANAVILHNAVDLSLVIQQLKAEGFKFDRSMLVTLSPYLTRHLKRYGDFVIDLQSIPFPLEGAILIPLDSV; encoded by the coding sequence ATGACTGCTATTGAACGCACGGCTTATCCTCGATTCAAATCTCAAGCAACCGTGAAAGAACTTGCTGAACTATATACTCCGTCAGCATCTGAGATAAATCTAGCGAAGGGTCATGTCAAAAGTAAGCGGGGGTTACTGCGATTTTTAGTCATGCTCAAGTCATTTCAACGATTGGGATATTTCCCACTGTCATCCGATGTACCGCCCACAGTGATCAGTCATATTCGGGCTTGCTTAAACCTCAGTGCTAATATCTGTGCTATCCCGCCCGAACGTTCTCGTTACTACTATGCTGAGGCGATTCGGGCTTATTTGAGAGTTAGTCCTTTCGACCGCAAGGCGCAAACGGCGATCGCTACTGTCATTGCTACATCGGCGGAGATCATGGAATATCCTGCTGATTTAATCAATGTTGCGGTTGAAGAGTTGGTGAAAGCGCGTTATGAATTACCTGCTTTTAGTACGATTGATCGTTTGGTCGGTCATATCCGTGCTGTTGTGAATAACCGCTTGTTTCAGCGTATTGCTAAGGCGATGAGTCCAAATCAACAAGCCTTTGTGGATGAATTGGTCTCTAATTCAACGCCAGAATCGGAATTAACTTTCAGCTTATTGAGAGCAGCACCGAAAAGTGATCGCCTCTCTCATATTCAGGCTTTACAAACTAAGTTTGACCAAATACTTACTTTTGGTGATGCAAGGCAGTTGCTGCTGAAAATTGCCCCTGCCAAGGTCAAATCTTTTGCAGCACAAGCAAAAGCCTTGGCAATGACAGATCTCCGAGAGATGAATCTAGCGAAACGTCGCGCTCTGTTGGTATGCCTGCTCTATCGTGTGCAAGTTAAAACCCGTGACCATTTAGTAGAGATGTTTCTCAAGCGCGTGCAGAAAATGCATCAATGTGCCAAAGATAAATTGGTGGAGTTACGAGAACAGAATTTGACCAAAACTGAATCGATGTTGGCAGTGCTAACCGAGATTTTACAGACATCAACTGGGGAGACTGATACGGCGAGTTTGGGTGGACGGGTGCAATCTGTTTTGGAAACCCATGGGGGAGCTGCCGCTTTATTAGCACAGTGCGAGGAGATTACGGCTTACAATACCGATAATTATTTGCCTTTAATATGGCGGTTTTATAGTCGCTATCGTTCGGTTTTGTTTCCCTTGGTGCGTGGGTTAGAAATCCAGTCTGCTAGCCAAGATCTTTCCTTGACGGCAGCTTTGACTCTGGTTTTGGCTCATGAAAACCGTCGCTCTAAATGGTTGTCTGCGGAAGATCTCGATTTAAGCTTTATGAGCGATCGCTGGCGACGATTAGTGGTGGTTGAATCTGATGGTATTTCACAGTTAGTCCGTCAGCAATTCGAGGTCTGTGTCTTTACCTATTTGGCAGCCGAGTTGAAAAGTGGTGATGCTTGTGTGGTGGGTTCGGAAAACTATGCTGACTTCCGCGAACAGTTATTGTCTTGGGATGAGTGTCAGCCAAAATTGGCTGATTACTGCCAACAAACAGGTATGGCGCTTACGGCGGCTAAATTTGTTGAACAGCTTCAATCTTGTTTGACTCAAACTGCGATTGCTGTAGACCAAATCTGTAAGGATGGTACACAAGTGACGATTAGTGCTGATGCTGTACCTGTACTCAAAAGGATTACGGCGGAGCCGCCTCCATCGGGTGCGATAGAGTTGGAGTCGGCAATTTTACAACGGCTCCCTGAACGTAGTGTTTTGGATATTCTCTGTAATGTGGAACATTGGCTCAATTGGGTGCGCCACTTTGGTCATGTTTCTGGTTCTGAGTCAAAGATTGAGAATCCGTCTGAACGTTATATCTTAACGGTGTTTGGCTATGGTTGTAATCTTGGTCCTAATCAAACTGCTCGTCATACTCGCGGACAGGTCAGTTCAAGGATGCTGGCTTATGTGAATCGTCAACATATTTCGATTCCTCAACTTGAGGCGGCGATGCGAGATTTGATTAATGCTTATAATCGCTTGGAGTTACCGAAGTGTTGGGGAACTGGCAAACGGGCGGCGGCTGATGGTAGTAAGTTTCAGCTTTATGAGAATAATTTAATGTCTGAGTATCACATTCGTTATGGTGGCTATGGGGGGATTGCTTACCATCATGTATCTGATACTTATATTGCTCTGTTTACCCATTTCATCAATTGTGGTGTTTGGGAAGCAGTTTATATTCTTGATGGTTTACTCAAGAATACTTCCGATATCCAACCTGATACTTTGCACGCTGATACCCAAGGACAGTCTACTACTGTGTTTGGCTTGTCTTATCTGTTGGGAATTAAACTCATGCCTCGGATTCGTAACTGGCAGGACTGTAAGTTCTTTCGTCCCAGTCTGGACTCTGTTTATGAGTATATTGACCCATTGTTTAAAGATGTGGTTGATTGGTCGTTAATTCGTACTCACTGGCAGGATTTGATGCGGGTTGTTTTATCAATTCAATCAGGTAAGTTGTTGCCTTCGACGCTGTTACGAAAGCTTGGTAGTTACAGTCGCAAAAATCGTCTCTATCAGGCTTTCAGGGAATTAGGACGGGTTGTTCGTACAGTATTTCTACTGGAATATATTTCTGACCGTGGTTTGCGCCGCGAGATTACGGCTTGTACAAATGTGGTGGAGGGCTACAATCATTTCCTTGATTGGATATTTTTTGGTAAGGAGGGTGTTATTACGGAAAATGATCCTGAAGAGCAGGAGAAGCGTCTCAAGTATCTCGATCTGGTTGCTAATGCGGTCATTCTTCATAATGCTGTTGACCTTTCTCTCGTGATTCAGCAACTCAAGGCGGAGGGTTTCAAGTTTGATCGTTCGATGTTGGTGACTCTCAGCCCTTACTTGACGAGGCATTTGAAGCGCTATGGCGATTTTGTGATTGATTTGCAATCTATTCCATTTCCCTTGGAAGGTGCTATTTTAATCCCTCTTGATTCGGTATAG
- a CDS encoding DUF3854 domain-containing protein has product MAKELFEFSDRYREAKPAPLATNHTLERGKAFLELITRISVENRAIALSIVNQFDLYDYNDYKTSQDGVRRHVYCHSVRYKQETGETWQFIVEAPKTAKGYRYLAPAKIGNKALLPDVPRDIRKAIGKRNGVKVPLEGSFWAWYEQNKQIPLDITEGGGKGLAGLSHAFVAIALYGCSCLGSPDLLPYIKGRDIRIAFDSDTKPSAVKAVKQALFKHLKPLSKLAKSVKVVTWDSKNKGLDDLLASGGAGAYATAIATAKSADDWLFEQNVEIARQRLEISDKLTHDIEITHDEFKALTHESLKALTGNARDIAINAFTRAGKTEFAAKIIANYLYAIAPFHRKALAKSASGDLGLTYRTDCDRNGKDLITTEGYVTKLGLCNEAVISLISAINGLLGKGAFAFGDEFDQQLESLALSSTHGKDGRRRLHQRTFEDIFKMAVQTLITSADLTDYEINQFHKMTGRKPFVIKVKTVKKGYKAFMYQQFADFWQKFHEARLQGKRILVLCTRKEDAKFLAYAYGAVAVHADNSGDYQDLLDKPNTWLPNNKPILMAVSPVFGTGFSIKVDAFDYVFGWFKADNIPAKGLIQFLNRYRPDVERHIYCDYSSGRFDGLTSDELFKTRLAKAKAQKVNEGEASFINPDDPYFHYKAETNWSLAHLRADLFARLERDVETVEYMRSQLSEKERKAVTKELTAKLKEYRATYPVNVFEGDNYTLEQYLAKKDEPNLSERERLAITKFEIADWSCLTPDQLTLERVQRDRKGKKRKAVSNLEMQSFPQIAVAIDKSSVEKQTKHGEGIAHQDISHHALRVEALDKLGIGEVLDFILSGNSWSAITVQVESFTQKLIDSRDALAKMDIKLTCGKNATINAVFGALLKNYFGLETVRSQLQSTTGKKYSVYRLDTKDLELTKTDLIARLKRNVEKYGELKADPQKAFVERLYGSHTPLVNSDIQEVCDQPQTVIEKEIKPIEKIVNPTSMNIPTEAIAPGPIAQQTPKEDLQPMVIAPNIPLFHEVVSPQPHQNESLYDRIRRLNEPLTEFCQVAYQAAAGY; this is encoded by the coding sequence ATGGCTAAGGAACTATTTGAATTTAGCGATCGCTACCGTGAGGCAAAACCCGCGCCACTGGCAACAAACCACACGTTAGAGCGTGGTAAAGCATTCTTAGAGCTAATCACCCGAATTAGTGTCGAGAACCGTGCGATCGCCCTAAGCATCGTTAACCAGTTCGATTTATACGACTACAACGACTACAAAACCTCACAGGATGGGGTACGCCGCCATGTTTACTGTCACTCTGTCAGGTACAAACAGGAAACGGGTGAGACTTGGCAATTCATTGTAGAAGCTCCAAAAACCGCAAAGGGCTATAGATACCTAGCACCCGCAAAAATCGGTAACAAAGCCCTTTTACCTGATGTCCCTAGAGATATTCGTAAAGCCATAGGCAAGCGCAACGGGGTAAAAGTCCCCTTAGAAGGTAGTTTTTGGGCTTGGTACGAGCAAAACAAACAGATCCCCCTAGATATCACTGAGGGTGGTGGTAAAGGATTAGCAGGGCTATCTCATGCCTTTGTCGCGATCGCCCTTTATGGCTGTAGCTGTCTTGGCAGTCCTGATTTATTGCCATATATCAAGGGGCGCGATATCAGAATCGCTTTCGACAGTGACACAAAGCCAAGTGCAGTTAAAGCTGTCAAACAGGCATTATTCAAGCATCTCAAGCCATTATCTAAACTTGCAAAATCGGTAAAAGTTGTCACATGGGACAGCAAAAACAAAGGACTAGATGACCTATTAGCAAGCGGCGGCGCGGGTGCTTATGCCACTGCGATCGCCACTGCTAAGAGTGCAGACGATTGGCTATTTGAGCAAAATGTCGAGATTGCAAGGCAAAGGTTAGAAATTAGCGACAAACTAACCCATGACATCGAGATAACCCATGATGAGTTTAAAGCCCTTACTCATGAATCACTCAAGGCACTAACAGGCAATGCTAGAGACATCGCTATTAATGCCTTTACCCGTGCGGGTAAAACTGAGTTTGCAGCCAAAATCATCGCTAATTATCTCTATGCGATCGCCCCATTTCACCGCAAAGCATTAGCAAAAAGTGCATCAGGTGATTTGGGCTTAACCTATCGTACAGACTGCGATCGCAACGGTAAGGACTTAATAACCACTGAGGGATATGTAACCAAGTTAGGGCTATGTAATGAAGCTGTAATCTCCCTTATCAGCGCTATCAATGGCTTATTAGGTAAAGGGGCTTTTGCCTTTGGTGATGAGTTCGATCAACAGCTAGAGAGCTTGGCACTGAGTAGCACTCATGGCAAAGACGGGCGGCGGCGGTTGCATCAGCGCACCTTTGAAGACATTTTTAAAATGGCAGTGCAAACCCTAATTACCAGTGCTGACTTAACCGATTACGAGATCAACCAATTCCACAAAATGACGGGGCGCAAACCCTTTGTTATTAAGGTCAAAACTGTCAAAAAAGGTTACAAAGCCTTTATGTACCAACAGTTTGCAGACTTTTGGCAAAAATTCCATGAGGCAAGATTACAGGGCAAAAGGATATTAGTCCTATGTACCCGCAAAGAAGACGCTAAATTTTTAGCTTATGCCTATGGTGCTGTAGCAGTTCATGCTGATAATTCTGGAGACTATCAGGACTTATTAGACAAGCCGAATACTTGGCTACCGAACAATAAGCCGATCCTCATGGCAGTTAGCCCCGTATTTGGCACAGGATTTAGTATCAAAGTTGATGCTTTCGATTATGTATTCGGCTGGTTTAAAGCTGACAACATACCCGCAAAGGGCTTAATCCAATTCCTTAACCGATACCGCCCTGATGTCGAGAGGCACATTTACTGTGATTACTCATCAGGTAGATTTGACGGGCTAACCAGTGATGAGTTATTTAAGACTCGACTGGCAAAGGCAAAAGCCCAAAAGGTAAATGAGGGTGAAGCAAGCTTTATTAATCCTGACGATCCTTACTTTCACTACAAAGCCGAAACTAACTGGAGCTTGGCACATCTCAGAGCCGATCTATTTGCAAGGTTAGAGCGTGATGTCGAGACAGTCGAGTATATGCGCTCGCAACTATCCGAAAAGGAGCGCAAAGCGGTAACTAAGGAGCTAACCGCAAAGCTTAAAGAGTACCGCGCTACTTATCCTGTAAATGTTTTTGAGGGTGATAACTACACACTTGAGCAGTATCTAGCTAAAAAGGATGAACCAAATTTAAGCGAACGAGAACGCCTTGCAATCACAAAATTTGAGATTGCAGACTGGTCATGTCTCACGCCCGATCAATTGACCTTAGAACGAGTGCAACGCGATAGGAAGGGCAAAAAACGCAAGGCTGTATCTAATTTAGAAATGCAGTCTTTTCCACAAATTGCAGTCGCGATCGATAAGTCTTCAGTCGAGAAACAAACTAAGCACGGTGAAGGGATTGCACATCAGGATATTAGTCACCATGCTTTGCGGGTAGAAGCTCTCGATAAACTTGGCATAGGTGAAGTTTTGGATTTTATTTTGTCTGGCAACTCTTGGAGCGCTATCACAGTACAGGTTGAGTCGTTCACCCAAAAACTCATCGATAGCCGTGATGCTTTAGCCAAGATGGATATCAAGCTTACTTGTGGGAAAAATGCCACCATTAACGCAGTTTTTGGGGCATTGCTTAAAAACTACTTTGGACTTGAGACAGTGCGATCGCAACTGCAAAGCACCACAGGCAAAAAATACAGCGTTTACCGTCTCGATACCAAAGACTTAGAACTAACCAAAACAGATTTAATCGCAAGGTTAAAACGCAATGTTGAGAAATATGGCGAGTTAAAAGCCGATCCTCAAAAAGCTTTTGTAGAGAGGCTTTATGGCAGTCACACACCTCTTGTTAATAGTGATATACAAGAGGTGTGTGACCAACCTCAAACCGTTATAGAGAAAGAGATTAAGCCTATAGAAAAAATAGTAAATCCCACATCTATGAATATACCAACCGAAGCGATCGCCCCTGGTCCGATCGCACAGCAAACACCAAAGGAAGATTTACAGCCTATGGTGATCGCCCCTAACATTCCCCTCTTTCATGAGGTCGTTTCACCGCAACCGCACCAAAATGAGAGCTTATACGATCGCATCAGACGGTTAAACGAGCCACTAACTGAGTTTTGCCAAGTGGCATATCAGGCGGCGGCGGGTTACTAG
- a CDS encoding plasmid mobilization protein yields the protein MKKENKRDKYFKFRLLLEEVQELKEMAKSENLDPSKFVRSRIFSQKDAA from the coding sequence ATGAAAAAAGAAAATAAACGCGACAAGTATTTTAAGTTTCGATTACTCTTAGAAGAAGTCCAAGAACTTAAAGAAATGGCAAAATCTGAAAATTTAGACCCTTCTAAATTTGTCCGTTCTCGTATTTTTTCGCAAAAAGATGCCGCCTAA
- a CDS encoding type IV secretory system conjugative DNA transfer family protein, with translation MTNFTRDTFHNSQILLSDKVIRYASWSSHIIYGCAIASCLATFIPSHISQKLINVAIAPVLFAVSNRLDRLALYASGYGSISEAQSHKGYAQWLDASLQPPRREVAIAQPLAPIDTPAPVKFADVKQALSKPHCMLLGSTGDGKSTLAKHLAANCTAYTIVIDPHAAPDDWGNLPVFGASRNYGEIAEIMGVILELMQRRYDARSKGAKAFEPIVIICDEYPAIIASLEAGKVASSWMKLISREARKVSLRLVVLTQSPEVKAIGLEGEGSVRDNFCFIRLGEFALDHAKSLKDEQIKSAIENADRPAMLGNLPCVIPQLSDRVAMPVLSMPSDYALLTNSIADTLQPSFEAIDTPSTLVSTSAQSKLSAPLEAILEYAQKQNDFVSARKIQSSIRLFRDTPAPEIRQYFQWLADKGYGIVRGSDDALEFYFVKCL, from the coding sequence ATGACAAACTTTACCCGCGACACCTTCCACAATTCCCAGATACTGCTCTCAGACAAGGTTATACGCTATGCCTCATGGTCAAGTCATATCATTTATGGCTGTGCGATCGCCTCATGCTTGGCTACCTTCATCCCGTCTCACATATCCCAGAAATTAATTAACGTGGCGATCGCACCCGTACTATTTGCAGTCAGTAATCGACTAGATCGGCTTGCCTTGTATGCCAGTGGATACGGTTCGATTAGTGAAGCTCAAAGCCATAAAGGTTATGCACAGTGGCTAGATGCAAGTTTACAGCCGCCCCGTAGAGAAGTAGCGATCGCACAGCCACTAGCACCAATCGACACACCCGCGCCCGTCAAGTTTGCTGATGTGAAGCAAGCCCTATCAAAACCTCACTGTATGCTCTTAGGTTCTACAGGAGACGGTAAAAGCACCCTAGCCAAGCATCTTGCAGCAAATTGCACAGCATACACAATCGTTATCGATCCTCACGCCGCCCCTGATGATTGGGGAAACTTGCCTGTATTTGGTGCATCTCGAAACTATGGTGAAATTGCTGAAATTATGGGAGTAATTCTAGAGTTGATGCAACGCCGCTATGATGCAAGGTCAAAGGGTGCTAAGGCTTTTGAGCCAATCGTCATAATTTGTGATGAGTACCCCGCGATTATTGCCAGTTTAGAAGCGGGTAAGGTTGCCTCTAGTTGGATGAAATTGATATCTAGAGAGGCTCGTAAAGTTTCTTTAAGGCTCGTAGTCCTGACTCAATCACCAGAAGTTAAGGCGATCGGTTTAGAGGGGGAAGGATCGGTTAGAGATAATTTTTGCTTTATCCGATTAGGTGAGTTTGCGCTGGATCATGCCAAGTCACTGAAGGATGAACAAATTAAATCAGCAATCGAAAATGCCGATCGCCCCGCAATGCTTGGTAACTTGCCTTGTGTTATCCCACAACTAAGCGATCGCGTAGCTATGCCCGTCCTATCAATGCCAAGTGATTACGCATTGCTGACAAATTCTATTGCTGACACTCTACAGCCTAGTTTTGAGGCAATAGACACACCGTCAACCCTTGTCAGCACGTCAGCACAATCGAAATTGTCAGCACCGCTAGAGGCGATTTTAGAGTATGCCCAAAAGCAAAATGATTTTGTGTCAGCACGAAAAATTCAAAGCTCTATCAGACTTTTTCGCGATACACCCGCGCCCGAAATTAGACAATATTTTCAATGGCTTGCAGACAAAGGTTATGGCATTGTGAGAGGTTCTGATGATGCTCTAGAGTTTTATTTTGTGAAATGTTTGTGA
- a CDS encoding ParA family protein, which produces MAKNYQELIKRWEQIPKVYPEASLESDLISVIFASLGLKFDQIETTPQIGQGLKPDRLVYSDADKTKPPVLVFENKRRVQNLADATDEEFFKLCKQHPLYRESVGYKDKPNNNGIKQYLDKDVVSPEKLATFGLVFNGDFFQLWRRVDGLVMPLSDIQRFKAESIPKLMQQLEYCLRNPRRALVTSVWNQKGGVSKTTNTINLGAALADAGKKVLLIDLDEQTDLTIGVGLNPDHFNHWIEDCVDNVDKNKLDEAKKILSEAIQHRVFPTTERTQLKISVLPIGSDSLAKFRDRKDIKQIQSFKKIIQILVSEFDYIFIDTSPAADSLTRCVLYSSDTTLIPIDYGKKSIHHGVNTYHQLSKVRSNRSQVEKIHLGTWNLGLVFSNVPPDSGATLDKFIDEELKKKGFSGHKCTTVVKTYAQTKIAEFKHMPVVCWSNSPVTKCYKNLAEEIFLKHNFIDD; this is translated from the coding sequence ATGGCTAAAAATTACCAAGAGCTTATAAAACGTTGGGAGCAGATCCCAAAAGTTTATCCAGAAGCATCACTAGAATCCGATCTTATTTCAGTTATTTTTGCGTCATTGGGGCTGAAATTCGATCAAATAGAAACTACACCTCAGATTGGGCAAGGTCTTAAACCAGACAGATTAGTGTATTCAGACGCTGACAAAACAAAGCCGCCTGTATTGGTTTTTGAAAATAAAAGGCGTGTGCAAAATTTGGCAGATGCGACAGATGAAGAATTTTTTAAACTCTGTAAACAACATCCTTTGTATCGAGAATCAGTAGGCTATAAAGACAAACCGAATAATAACGGCATTAAACAATATCTTGATAAAGATGTAGTCTCTCCCGAAAAACTGGCAACTTTTGGCTTAGTGTTCAATGGTGATTTTTTTCAACTATGGCGGCGTGTCGATGGCTTGGTAATGCCTCTAAGCGATATCCAAAGATTTAAGGCAGAGAGTATCCCTAAGCTAATGCAACAGCTTGAATACTGCTTAAGAAATCCCCGTAGAGCCTTAGTTACATCAGTCTGGAACCAAAAGGGCGGCGTATCCAAAACTACTAACACGATAAATTTAGGAGCCGCTTTAGCTGATGCTGGGAAAAAAGTCTTATTAATCGATCTTGATGAACAAACTGATTTAACAATCGGAGTCGGTCTAAATCCAGATCACTTTAATCACTGGATAGAAGATTGTGTTGATAATGTTGATAAAAATAAACTTGATGAGGCTAAAAAAATCCTCTCAGAAGCTATTCAACATCGAGTCTTTCCCACAACAGAGCGTACACAGTTAAAAATATCTGTACTTCCTATTGGTTCTGACTCTCTAGCTAAATTTAGGGATAGAAAAGATATTAAGCAGATCCAAAGTTTTAAGAAAATCATTCAAATACTTGTATCTGAATTTGACTACATCTTTATAGACACGTCCCCTGCTGCTGATAGTCTTACTAGATGTGTGTTATATAGCAGTGACACTACTTTGATACCTATAGACTACGGTAAAAAGTCAATCCATCATGGTGTCAATACTTATCATCAACTTTCTAAAGTTAGGAGTAACAGATCTCAAGTTGAAAAAATCCATTTAGGCACATGGAATTTAGGGCTAGTTTTCAGTAATGTCCCTCCAGATAGCGGCGCTACCTTAGATAAATTTATTGATGAAGAGCTTAAAAAGAAAGGCTTTTCAGGTCACAAGTGTACAACTGTAGTCAAAACCTATGCACAGACAAAAATTGCAGAATTTAAGCATATGCCCGTTGTTTGTTGGTCAAATTCTCCTGTGACAAAATGCTATAAAAATCTTGCTGAAGAGATTTTTTTAAAACATAACTTTATAGATGACTAA